Proteins encoded by one window of Dendropsophus ebraccatus isolate aDenEbr1 chromosome 4, aDenEbr1.pat, whole genome shotgun sequence:
- the TUSC2 gene encoding tumor suppressor candidate 2, with the protein MGGSGSRARGLWPFSSQGAESPGSSTEQTVARIRKATPFIFTRRGSMYFDEDGDLAHEFYEETIVTKNGRKRAKLKRIHKNLRPQGTIKLDHPCIHVDFPIVLCEV; encoded by the exons ATGGGCGGCAGCGGATCTAGAGCCCGGGGTCTATGGCCCTTCTCTTCCCAGGGAGCCGAGAGCCCCGGCAGCAGCACTGAGCAGACCGTGGCCCGGATTCGCAAGGCTACCCCGTTCATCTTCACCCGACGCGG CTCTATGTATTTTGACGAGGATGGAGACCTGGCACATGAATTCTACGAGGAAACAATTGTAACCAAGAACGGCCGGAAACGTGCAAAACTGAAACGTATCCACAAGAACCTGCGGCCCCAG GGCACCATCAAGTTAGACCATCCATGTATCCATGTGGATTTCCCCATTGTACTATGTGAGGTCTGA